From Pseudorca crassidens isolate mPseCra1 chromosome 7, mPseCra1.hap1, whole genome shotgun sequence, a single genomic window includes:
- the CDC26 gene encoding anaphase-promoting complex subunit CDC26, translating into MLRRKPTRLELKLDDIEEFESIRKDLETRKKQKEDVDVVGGSDGEGAIGLGSDPKGREQMINDRIGYKPQPKPNNRSSQFGSFEF; encoded by the exons ATGCTGAGACGAAAACCAACCCGTCTGGAGCTGAAGCTTGATGACATTGAGGAGTTTGAAAGCATTCGAAAGGACCTGGAG ACCCgtaagaaacaaaaggaagatgTGGATGTTGTAGGAGGCAGTGATGGAGAAGGTGCCATTGGGCTCGGCAGTGACCCCAAGGGCAGGGAACAAATGATTAATGATCGAATTGGTTATAAACCCCAACCCAAGCCCAACAATCGTTCATCTCAATTTGGAAGTTTTGAATTTTAG